One stretch of Labrus bergylta chromosome 24, fLabBer1.1, whole genome shotgun sequence DNA includes these proteins:
- the mcf2la gene encoding guanine nucleotide exchange factor DBS: protein MKDRRGTQDYEGGSFMCISLEEMESYYRYSQCCQQLQNDIVHREDPPLFAAEIGSELQKQFAILPGGRGMNGSPVMVFPEFPAFSELEEEEMQKVFSYLTRVPSVAASGEGFILVIDRRLDRWAAVRATLLRIAGSFPGNLHLVLVLRPNTLFQRTLSDFLFKFNKDEFKMKVVMLSSVTELHAYIDPGQLTTEFGGTQEYCHESWISHRTAIEAFALMVKTTAQTLQAFGTELAETELPNDAEATTSLLHTHTLKKDTMKEDLQVALSQGGRLLECINEPLQTEPEYSMTYDELENLATVQRLLGQLDETETAFDDFWERHRTKLEQCLQLRHFEQHFREVRGQLDATSERLSGFSEVSVNPAHAEHVLRELSGHESKACDILDCALSLASEGDLLIENSHYAEDSIRPKCSELRGVCEEIGSTLRSKRNLLLRAMELHQALEKASRWCEEGIFLLASQPVDRCQSQDGAEAALQELERYLDTAALHTLADCSAICCQYEQVLTPQLRDQVERVFQKQTSVQEMFEKRRISLKKLAAKQTRPVQPVAPRPEVKSPLSSPNQQRKERRYSADNVICKKAESPVVNGGTRHASLSEEEENLAVLRRHVMNELLETERAYVEELLCVLEGYAAEMDNPAMAPLIPNTLLSKKDVLFGNMSEIHQFHKRTFLKELEAYTDCPELVGRCFLERMKDLQIYEAYCQNKPRSESLWRQCSDCAFFQECQKKLEHKLGLDSYLLKPVQRITKYQLLLKEMLKYSKGCDGSDHLQEALSSILGILKAVNDSMHLIAITGYEGNLSELGRLLMQGSFSVWTEHKKGHAKVKDLARFKPMQRHLFLHQKALLFCKRREENGEGYEKAPSYSFKHSLSMSAVGFTENAKGDNKKFEIWCNSRDEVFIVQAPTPEIKTTWVNEIRKVLTQQLKACRDASQQKISDSVSPSPTSNNTSISLSPFRSNGQKNQKKQEEKKAEPSTISEVNSSPKHRDEPVTSPTTDRSSVAKKRFTLQGFSNLKSPKGSTLSPEHTSKRHLVKSDPTPFGFKGWNKASLSVDASEENDGYSSSEDPITSEPEDDVGKKLAPGKYTVVADCEKAGPQELSVKSGDMVQLIREGEEGQWFVKNLRTSKEGWVAAANLLSLISESKSSQSLSSSDGSVSGNISTSSSCSETYTSYSDIKP from the exons ATGACATCGTGCACAGGGAGGATCCTCCTCTGTTTGCAGCAGAAATTGGCTCcgagctgcagaaacagtttGCCATCCTGCCAG GCGGCCGCGGGATGAACGGCAGCCCCGTCATGGTCTTCCCAGAGTTCCCAGCTTTCagcgagctggaggaggaggagatgcagAAGGTCTTCAGCTACCTCACTCGTGTCCCCAG CGTTGCAGCCTCAGGAGAGGGTTTCATCCTGGTCATCGACAGACGACTGGACCGATGGGCTGCCGTCAGGGCTACCCTGCTCCGCATCGCT ggTTCATTTCCAGGGAACTTACACTTGGTTCTGGTGTTGCGTCCCAATACTTTGTTCCAGCGGACTCTGTCAGACTTCTTGTTCAAGTTCAACAAGGATGAGTTCAAGATGAAG GTGGTGATGCTGAGTTCAGTGACTGAGCTCCATGCTTATATCGACCCGGGACAACTGACCACAGAGTTTGGAGGCACGCAGGAGTACTGCCATGAGAGCTGGATCTCACATCGCACT GCAATCGAAGCGTTCGCCCTCATGGTGAAGACGACGGCTCAGACCCTGCAGGCGTTCGGCACGGAGCTCGCAGAGACAGAATTACCGAACGACGCCGAGGCCACCACcagcctgctgcacacacacacgctgaagaAGGACACGATGAAG GAGGACTTGCAGGTGGCGCTGTCTCAAGGGGGACGCCTGTTGGAGTGCATAAATGAGCCTCTGCAGACAGAACCTGAGTACAGCATGACCTACGATGAACTGGAAAACTTAGCGACTGTACAGAG aCTTCTGGGCCAGCTGGACGAAACAGAGACGGCGTTTGACGACTTCTGGGAGCGCCACCGCACCAAGCTGGAGCAGTGTTTACAGCTCCGACATTTTGAGCAGCACTTCCGTGAA gtgcGAGGCCAGCTTGACGCAACATCAGAGCGTTTGTCCGGCTTCTCAGAGGTCAGCGTTAACCCTGCGCACGCCGAGCACGTCCTCCGAGAGCTCAGCGGCCATGAGAGCAAAGCCTgt GACATACTCGACTGCGCCCTGTCGCTGGCCAGTGAGGGCGACCTCCTGATAGAAAACTCCCACTACGCCGAGGACTCCATCAGGCCGAAGTGCAGCGAGCTgagaggagtgtgtgaggagatCGGCTCCACTCTGAGGAGCAAGAGGAACCTCCTGCTCAGAGCCATGGAGCTCCACCAAGCTCTGGAGAAG GCGTCTCGGTGGTGTGAGGAGGGGATCTTCCTGTTGGCGAGCCAGCCGGTTGACCGCTGTCAGTCTCAGGACGGAGCTGAAGCAgctctgcaggagctggagcgATACCTGGACACGGCTGCACTGCACACGCTCGCTGACTGCAGCGCCATCTGCTGCCAGTACGAGCAAGTGCTCACTCCTCAGCTCAGG GACCAGGTGGAGAGAGTTTTCCAGAAGCAAACCTCCGTCCAGGAGATGTTCGAGAAGAGACGCATCAGTCTGAAGAAACTCGCCGCCAAACAGACCAGACCAGTCCAGCCAGTGGCCCCCAGACCTGAAGTCaagtctcctctctcctctccca atcaacagagaaaagagagaagataCTCTGCGGATAATGTCATCTGCAAAAAG GCGGAGTCTCCCGTGGTTAACGGCGGCACCAGACATGCGTCCCtctcagaagaagaagagaatctGGCTGTGCTTCGTCG CCACGTGATGAATGAGCTGCTGGAGACGGAGAGGGCGTACgtggaggagctgctgtgtgtgctgGAG GGCTATGCAGCAGAGATGGACAACCCGGCCATGGCGCCCCTCATCCCGAACACGCTGCTCAGCAAGAAGGACGTCCTGTTTGGAAACATGTCTGAAATCCACCAGTTTCACAAGAG GACGTTTCTGAAGGAGTTGGAAGCGTACACCGACTGCCCAGAACTGGTGGGCCGCTGCTTTTTAGAGAGG ATGAAGGACCTGCAGATCTACGAGGCGTACTGTCAGAACAAACCTCGCTCTGAGAGCCTGTGGAGACAATGCTCCGACTGTGCCTTCTTCCAG GAGTGCCAGAAGAAGCTGGAACATAAACTTGGTTTGGACTCCTACCTCCTCAAACCCGTCCAGAGAATCACCAAGTACCAGCTCCTGCTCAAG GAGATGTTGAAGTACAGTAAGGGCTGTGACGGCAGCGACCACCTGCAGGAAGCTCTCTCGTCCATCCTCGGGATCCTGAAAGCTGTTAATGACTCCATGCACCTCATCGCCATCACAGGATACGAG GGTAACCTATCAGAGCTCGGTCGCCTGCTGATGCAGGGCTCCTTCAGCGTGTGGACGGAGCATAAGAAAGGGCACGCCAAGGTGAAGGACCTGGCTCGGTTTAAGCCCATGCAGAGGCACCTGTTCCTGCACCAGAAGGCCCTGCTCTTCTgcaagaggagggaggagaacgGGGAGGGATACGAGAAAGCTCCGTCGTACAGCTTCAAACACTCGCTCAGT ATGAGCGCGGTGGGTTTTACAGAGAACGCGAAAGGGGACAACAAGAAGTTTGAGATTTGGTGCAACTCCAGGGATGAAGTTTTTATAGTGCAG GCTCCGACGCCAGAGATTAAAACAACGTGGGTGAACGAGATCCGGAAAGTTCTGACGCAGCAGCTCAAAGCCTGCAGAG atgcCAGTCAGCAGAAGATCTCAGACTCTGTCTCTCCAAGTCCCACCAGCAACAACACCTCCATCTCCCTCAG tccCTTTCGTAGCAACGGTCAGAAAAACcagaagaagcaggaggagaagaaggcaGAGCCGAGCACAATATCAGAAGTCAACTCATCGCCCAAACACAGAG ATGAACCGGTGACCAGCCCGACCACCGACAGGTCCTCAGTGGCTAAAAAGCGTTTTACTTTGCAGGGCTTCAGCAATCTCAAGAGTCCCAAAG GCTCCACCCTGAGCCCCGAGCACACCTCCAAACGCCACTTGGTCAAGAGTGACCCCACCCCGTTTGGGTTCAAAG GCTGGAACAAGGCGTCTCTCTCTGTGGACGCCTCAGAGGAGAACGATGGGTACTCGAGCAGTGAGGACCCCATCACGTCCGAGCCCGAGGACGACGTGGGGAAGAAACTG GCTCCGGGGAAGTACACGGTGGTGGCGGACTGTGAGAAGGCGGGACCTCAGGAGCTGTCCGTCAAGAGTGGAGACATGGTGCAGCTAatcagagaaggagaggagggacagTG GTTTGTGAAGAACCTCCGCACCAGTAAGGAGGGCTGGGTGGCAGCAGCAAACCTCCTCAGCCTCATCTCAGAGTCCAAGTCGTCGCAGTCGCTCAGCAGCTCAG ATGGCAGCGTCTCTGGTAACATCAGCACTTCTTCCAGCTGCAGTGAGACTTACACCAGCTACTCCGACATCAAACCCTGA